From the genome of Kryptolebias marmoratus isolate JLee-2015 linkage group LG19, ASM164957v2, whole genome shotgun sequence, one region includes:
- the fam228a gene encoding protein FAM228A isoform X1 → MRQESIADVKKVTEKMRSLSQPNARKTGSCQSVRSKKRNEESSKRDRLFDMSLRQLQAKIEAENQQVQEIIQPLLDAETGFMKELECFLTQRDVAELRRKELLHKRWTERVWLPLQRRVEEHVSSCRSLEGRRRRSVYSDYLRHCNSKGFVFLETYDLQEYNPFLLSVRKPQHFKLETAGLNDASCLRIQEKNRKKRTSSSCEAGTQALLFKGYKNARRKVREPPQDRQSFSESALSPANQLPRASLNHLLSASMKNPPEDEAE, encoded by the exons ATGCGTCAGGAGTCCATAGCTGATGTGAAAAAGGTGACAGAGAAGATGAGGAGTCTGTCTCAGCCTAACGCGAGGAAGACAGGCAGCTGTCAAAGTGTAAGATCCAAGAAACGGAATGAGGAAAGCTCCAAACGGGACCGACTCTTTGATATGTCCCTCAGACAACTGCAG GCAAAGATCGAGGCCGAAAACCAGCAGGTCCAGGAAATAATCCAACCTTTGCTGGATGCAGAAACTGGATTTATGAAG GAGCTGGAGTGCTTCCTGACTCAGCGGGACGTTGCggagctgaggaggaaggaGCTTCTCCACAAGCGCTGGACCGAGCGCGTGTGGCTCCCTCTGCAGAGGAGAGTGGAGGAACATGTgtccagctgcaggagcttGGAGGGCAGGAGGCGCCGGAGCGTTTACAGTGACTACCTCAGACACTGCAACTCCAAG GGCTTCGTGTTTCTTGAAACCTACGATCTGCAGGAATACAATCCTTTTCTCCTCAGCGTCAGAAAGCCACAGCATTTCAAG CTCGAAACAGCTGGTTTAAACGACGCATCCTGTCTTCggatacaagaaaaaaataggaaaaagagAACATCCTCCTCTTGTGAAGCAGGTACACAAGCATTactttttaaag GATATAAAAATGCACGACGAAAAGTACGGGAGCCGCCTCAGGACCGTCAGTCTTTCAGTGAGTCTGCGCTGTCTCCTGCTAACCAGCTTCCACGGGCCTCTCTGAACCATCTGCTGTCTGCATCCATGAAAAATCCACCCGAGGATGAGGCTGAATAA
- the fam228a gene encoding protein FAM228A isoform X2 — MRQESIADVKKVTEKMRSLSQPNARKTGSCQSVRSKKRNEESSKRDRLFDMSLRQLQAKIEAENQQVQEIIQPLLDAETGFMKLECFLTQRDVAELRRKELLHKRWTERVWLPLQRRVEEHVSSCRSLEGRRRRSVYSDYLRHCNSKGFVFLETYDLQEYNPFLLSVRKPQHFKLETAGLNDASCLRIQEKNRKKRTSSSCEAGTQALLFKGYKNARRKVREPPQDRQSFSESALSPANQLPRASLNHLLSASMKNPPEDEAE, encoded by the exons ATGCGTCAGGAGTCCATAGCTGATGTGAAAAAGGTGACAGAGAAGATGAGGAGTCTGTCTCAGCCTAACGCGAGGAAGACAGGCAGCTGTCAAAGTGTAAGATCCAAGAAACGGAATGAGGAAAGCTCCAAACGGGACCGACTCTTTGATATGTCCCTCAGACAACTGCAG GCAAAGATCGAGGCCGAAAACCAGCAGGTCCAGGAAATAATCCAACCTTTGCTGGATGCAGAAACTGGATTTATGAAG CTGGAGTGCTTCCTGACTCAGCGGGACGTTGCggagctgaggaggaaggaGCTTCTCCACAAGCGCTGGACCGAGCGCGTGTGGCTCCCTCTGCAGAGGAGAGTGGAGGAACATGTgtccagctgcaggagcttGGAGGGCAGGAGGCGCCGGAGCGTTTACAGTGACTACCTCAGACACTGCAACTCCAAG GGCTTCGTGTTTCTTGAAACCTACGATCTGCAGGAATACAATCCTTTTCTCCTCAGCGTCAGAAAGCCACAGCATTTCAAG CTCGAAACAGCTGGTTTAAACGACGCATCCTGTCTTCggatacaagaaaaaaataggaaaaagagAACATCCTCCTCTTGTGAAGCAGGTACACAAGCATTactttttaaag GATATAAAAATGCACGACGAAAAGTACGGGAGCCGCCTCAGGACCGTCAGTCTTTCAGTGAGTCTGCGCTGTCTCCTGCTAACCAGCTTCCACGGGCCTCTCTGAACCATCTGCTGTCTGCATCCATGAAAAATCCACCCGAGGATGAGGCTGAATAA
- the fam228a gene encoding protein FAM228A isoform X3 has translation MRQESIADVKKVTEKMRSLSQPNARKTGSCQSVRSKKRNEESSKRDRLFDMSLRQLQAKIEAENQQVQEIIQPLLDAETGFMKELECFLTQRDVAELRRKELLHKRWTERVWLPLQRRVEEHVSSCRSLEGRRRRSVYSDYLRHCNSKGFVFLETYDLQEYNPFLLSVRKPQHFKLETAGLNDASCLRIQEKNRKKRTSSSCEAGYKNARRKVREPPQDRQSFSESALSPANQLPRASLNHLLSASMKNPPEDEAE, from the exons ATGCGTCAGGAGTCCATAGCTGATGTGAAAAAGGTGACAGAGAAGATGAGGAGTCTGTCTCAGCCTAACGCGAGGAAGACAGGCAGCTGTCAAAGTGTAAGATCCAAGAAACGGAATGAGGAAAGCTCCAAACGGGACCGACTCTTTGATATGTCCCTCAGACAACTGCAG GCAAAGATCGAGGCCGAAAACCAGCAGGTCCAGGAAATAATCCAACCTTTGCTGGATGCAGAAACTGGATTTATGAAG GAGCTGGAGTGCTTCCTGACTCAGCGGGACGTTGCggagctgaggaggaaggaGCTTCTCCACAAGCGCTGGACCGAGCGCGTGTGGCTCCCTCTGCAGAGGAGAGTGGAGGAACATGTgtccagctgcaggagcttGGAGGGCAGGAGGCGCCGGAGCGTTTACAGTGACTACCTCAGACACTGCAACTCCAAG GGCTTCGTGTTTCTTGAAACCTACGATCTGCAGGAATACAATCCTTTTCTCCTCAGCGTCAGAAAGCCACAGCATTTCAAG CTCGAAACAGCTGGTTTAAACGACGCATCCTGTCTTCggatacaagaaaaaaataggaaaaagagAACATCCTCCTCTTGTGAAGCAG GATATAAAAATGCACGACGAAAAGTACGGGAGCCGCCTCAGGACCGTCAGTCTTTCAGTGAGTCTGCGCTGTCTCCTGCTAACCAGCTTCCACGGGCCTCTCTGAACCATCTGCTGTCTGCATCCATGAAAAATCCACCCGAGGATGAGGCTGAATAA
- the fam228a gene encoding protein FAM228A isoform X4 produces MRQESIADVKKVTEKMRSLSQPNARKTGSCQSVRSKKRNEESSKRDRLFDMSLRQLQAKIEAENQQVQEIIQPLLDAETGFMKELECFLTQRDVAELRRKELLHKRWTERVWLPLQRRVEEHVSSCRSLEGRRRRSVYSDYLRHCNSKEYNPFLLSVRKPQHFKLETAGLNDASCLRIQEKNRKKRTSSSCEAGTQALLFKGYKNARRKVREPPQDRQSFSESALSPANQLPRASLNHLLSASMKNPPEDEAE; encoded by the exons ATGCGTCAGGAGTCCATAGCTGATGTGAAAAAGGTGACAGAGAAGATGAGGAGTCTGTCTCAGCCTAACGCGAGGAAGACAGGCAGCTGTCAAAGTGTAAGATCCAAGAAACGGAATGAGGAAAGCTCCAAACGGGACCGACTCTTTGATATGTCCCTCAGACAACTGCAG GCAAAGATCGAGGCCGAAAACCAGCAGGTCCAGGAAATAATCCAACCTTTGCTGGATGCAGAAACTGGATTTATGAAG GAGCTGGAGTGCTTCCTGACTCAGCGGGACGTTGCggagctgaggaggaaggaGCTTCTCCACAAGCGCTGGACCGAGCGCGTGTGGCTCCCTCTGCAGAGGAGAGTGGAGGAACATGTgtccagctgcaggagcttGGAGGGCAGGAGGCGCCGGAGCGTTTACAGTGACTACCTCAGACACTGCAACTCCAAG GAATACAATCCTTTTCTCCTCAGCGTCAGAAAGCCACAGCATTTCAAG CTCGAAACAGCTGGTTTAAACGACGCATCCTGTCTTCggatacaagaaaaaaataggaaaaagagAACATCCTCCTCTTGTGAAGCAGGTACACAAGCATTactttttaaag GATATAAAAATGCACGACGAAAAGTACGGGAGCCGCCTCAGGACCGTCAGTCTTTCAGTGAGTCTGCGCTGTCTCCTGCTAACCAGCTTCCACGGGCCTCTCTGAACCATCTGCTGTCTGCATCCATGAAAAATCCACCCGAGGATGAGGCTGAATAA
- the fam228a gene encoding protein FAM228A isoform X5 — translation MRQESIADVKKVTEKMRSLSQPNARKTGSCQSVRSKKRNEESSKRDRLFDMSLRQLQAKIEAENQQVQEIIQPLLDAETGFMKELECFLTQRDVAELRRKELLHKRWTERVWLPLQRRVEEHVSSCRSLEGRRRRSVYSDYLRHCNSKLETAGLNDASCLRIQEKNRKKRTSSSCEAGTQALLFKGYKNARRKVREPPQDRQSFSESALSPANQLPRASLNHLLSASMKNPPEDEAE, via the exons ATGCGTCAGGAGTCCATAGCTGATGTGAAAAAGGTGACAGAGAAGATGAGGAGTCTGTCTCAGCCTAACGCGAGGAAGACAGGCAGCTGTCAAAGTGTAAGATCCAAGAAACGGAATGAGGAAAGCTCCAAACGGGACCGACTCTTTGATATGTCCCTCAGACAACTGCAG GCAAAGATCGAGGCCGAAAACCAGCAGGTCCAGGAAATAATCCAACCTTTGCTGGATGCAGAAACTGGATTTATGAAG GAGCTGGAGTGCTTCCTGACTCAGCGGGACGTTGCggagctgaggaggaaggaGCTTCTCCACAAGCGCTGGACCGAGCGCGTGTGGCTCCCTCTGCAGAGGAGAGTGGAGGAACATGTgtccagctgcaggagcttGGAGGGCAGGAGGCGCCGGAGCGTTTACAGTGACTACCTCAGACACTGCAACTCCAAG CTCGAAACAGCTGGTTTAAACGACGCATCCTGTCTTCggatacaagaaaaaaataggaaaaagagAACATCCTCCTCTTGTGAAGCAGGTACACAAGCATTactttttaaag GATATAAAAATGCACGACGAAAAGTACGGGAGCCGCCTCAGGACCGTCAGTCTTTCAGTGAGTCTGCGCTGTCTCCTGCTAACCAGCTTCCACGGGCCTCTCTGAACCATCTGCTGTCTGCATCCATGAAAAATCCACCCGAGGATGAGGCTGAATAA
- the fam228a gene encoding protein FAM228A isoform X6, translating into MRQESIADVKKVTEKMRSLSQPNARKTGSCQSVRSKKRNEESSKRDRLFDMSLRQLQAKIEAENQQVQEIIQPLLDAETGFMKELECFLTQRDVAELRRKELLHKRWTERVWLPLQRRVEEHVSSCRSLEGRRRRSVYSDYLRHCNSKLETAGLNDASCLRIQEKNRKKRTSSSCEAGYKNARRKVREPPQDRQSFSESALSPANQLPRASLNHLLSASMKNPPEDEAE; encoded by the exons ATGCGTCAGGAGTCCATAGCTGATGTGAAAAAGGTGACAGAGAAGATGAGGAGTCTGTCTCAGCCTAACGCGAGGAAGACAGGCAGCTGTCAAAGTGTAAGATCCAAGAAACGGAATGAGGAAAGCTCCAAACGGGACCGACTCTTTGATATGTCCCTCAGACAACTGCAG GCAAAGATCGAGGCCGAAAACCAGCAGGTCCAGGAAATAATCCAACCTTTGCTGGATGCAGAAACTGGATTTATGAAG GAGCTGGAGTGCTTCCTGACTCAGCGGGACGTTGCggagctgaggaggaaggaGCTTCTCCACAAGCGCTGGACCGAGCGCGTGTGGCTCCCTCTGCAGAGGAGAGTGGAGGAACATGTgtccagctgcaggagcttGGAGGGCAGGAGGCGCCGGAGCGTTTACAGTGACTACCTCAGACACTGCAACTCCAAG CTCGAAACAGCTGGTTTAAACGACGCATCCTGTCTTCggatacaagaaaaaaataggaaaaagagAACATCCTCCTCTTGTGAAGCAG GATATAAAAATGCACGACGAAAAGTACGGGAGCCGCCTCAGGACCGTCAGTCTTTCAGTGAGTCTGCGCTGTCTCCTGCTAACCAGCTTCCACGGGCCTCTCTGAACCATCTGCTGTCTGCATCCATGAAAAATCCACCCGAGGATGAGGCTGAATAA